In Scyliorhinus canicula chromosome 27, sScyCan1.1, whole genome shotgun sequence, the following proteins share a genomic window:
- the LOC119957892 gene encoding zinc transporter 1-like → AQLRGEREECQTDKEWGQLGPEPGTDEGFGGRKETRCAGERYNVTERGTDSTRWEDDPAAARDTADRDAQGKRVPVTGWWRILSCLVGIAQSVLNSVLALVVGFLHSLPAAPAGSWHADCLPYLDPGLSLLTALALVTSVAPRLKVSVLLLLECVPEQVDLRGLTERLAAVSGVVAVHELHVWRLSSRRVLASAHVQCRSLAGFARVSGDLRRVFDSEGIHSATIQPEYISPAGGSVKVCQLACGPQCAKKLCCDWPKGA, encoded by the exons GCTCAGCTTCGCGGAGAGCGGGAGGAATGCCAGACGGATAAAGAATGGGGACAGTTGGGTCCGGAGCCAGGGACGGACGAGGGATTCGGCGGGCGGAAGGAAACAAGATGCGCTGGTGAACGTTACAATGTGACAGAAAGAG GCACTGACTCCACCCGATGGGAGGACGATCCGGCAGCGGCCAGAGACACAGCGGACCGCGACGCCCAGGGCAAGAGGGTCCCGGTGACCGGCTGGTGGCGGATCCTCAGCTGCCTCGTTGGCATCGCCCAGTCGGTTTTGAACTCGGTGCTGGCTCTCGTGGTCGGGTTCCTTCACAGCTTGCCGGCAGCGCCGGCCGGCAGCTGGCACGCGGACTGCTTACCCTACCTGGACCCCGGGCTCTCGCTGCTGACGGCGCTGGCGCTGGTGACCAGCGTGGCCCCCCGGCTGAAGGTgtctgtcctcctcctcctggaaTGCGTGCCGGAGCAGGTGGACCTGCGCGGGCTGACCGAGCGGCTGGCGGCCGTGAGCGGGGTCGTCGCCGTCCACGAGCTCCACGTCTGGCGCCTCTCGTCCCGCCGGGTTCTCGCCAGCGCCCACGTGCAGTGCCGCAGCCTCGCCGGCTTTGCCCGCGTGTCCGGGGATCTGAGGCGGGTGTTCGACAGTGAGGGGATTCACTCTGCCACCATACAGCCCGAGTACATCAGCCCTGCGGGGGGGAGCGTGAAGGTCTGCCAACTAGCCTGCGGCCCACAGTGCGCTAAGAAGCTCTGCTGCGATTGGCCAAAGGGAGCGTAG
- the opa3 gene encoding optic atrophy 3 protein homolog: MVVGAYPIAKLLLLGVRQVSRPLANSIKANARRSQFFKRYICLPPAQIYHWVEMKTKMRMMGFKSGQVQPLSEEVAADLGAELLGEAFVFIIGGACIMAEYIRQSSNSARKEEELSSTLQSLQEQIAHLSLTVEELDARVRENNRLAHSRPQTSK, encoded by the exons ATGGTGGTCGGCGCCTACCCCATCGCCAAGCTGCTGCTGTTGGGAGTGCGGCAGGTCAGCCGGCCCCTCGCCAACTCCATCAAGGCCAACGCCCGGCGGAGCCAGTTCTTCAAGCGCTACATCTGCCTGCCGCCCGCGCAGA TCTACCACTGGGTCGAAATGAAGACCAAGATGAGGATGATGGGATTCAAAAGTGGTCAGGTGCAACCCTTGAGCGAGGAGGTGGCGGCGGACCTGGGCGCGGAGCTCCTGGGAGAGGCCTTTGTGTTCATCATCGGAGGCGCCTGTATCATGGCCGAGTACATCCGGCAGTCGTCCAACAGCGCGAGGAAAGAGGAGGAGCTGAGCAGCACGCTGCAGAGCTTGCAGGAACAGATTGCCCATCTCTCCTTGACTGTTGAGGAACTCGATGCCCGTGTGCGGGAGAACAATCGCCTCGCTCACTCGCGCCCTCAGACCTCGAAATAG